The Lycium barbarum isolate Lr01 chromosome 9, ASM1917538v2, whole genome shotgun sequence genome has a segment encoding these proteins:
- the LOC132610064 gene encoding protein FANTASTIC FOUR 3-like: MTLTSTLYQGLQSCLEPTLLEPRILMNKLTPPKSDFSQPTTLPQKSKIGQQEGEIEEENEENDNVGGWSFIHALENPCQYSRKGDAEDRVYVHPLVKPCSLNTKSLEMCTESLGSETGSDICESIEEFSNYHGVQRSKCREFAQKFNRTASFPPPLTSMSGNEGVQVRPHREDGRLILKAMTITSCNSNFQAERANGRLRLSLLIPDECSHGEEDEISQENEHGNDEDIGGRKLGSDIVVGEYSRPRRCKTSGIRNKGIPSWEPFWVAIS; this comes from the coding sequence ATGACCTTAACCTCTACTTTGTATCAAGGTCTGCAATCTTGTCTAGAGCCTACACTTCTTGAACCGCGCATTCTAATGAACAAATTAACTCCTCCTAAATCAGATTTCTCACAACCAACCACATTGCCACAAAAATCGAAAATAGGTCAACAAgaaggtgaaattgaagaagaGAATGAAGAAAATGACAATGTTGGTGGCTGGAGCTTTATCCATGCACTAGAAAATCCTTGTCAATACTCGAGAAAAGGCGATGCAGAGGACAGAGTCTATGTTCATCCTCTGGTGAAGCCCTGTTCTCTCAATACAAAGAGTTTGGAAATGTGCACTGAAAGCTTAGGAAGCGAAACTGGCAGTGACATTTGTGAAAGCATAGAAGAATTCTCTAATTATCACGGAGTTCAACGATCAAAATGTAGAGAATTCGCGCAAAAATTCAACAGGACAGCTAGTTTTCCACCTCCATTAACTTCAATGAGTGGAAATGAAGGTGTCCAAGTTAGGCCACACCGCGAAGACGGTCGTTTAATATTAAAAGCCATGACAATCACTTCTTGCAACTCTAATTTCCAAGCTGAACGCGCTAATGGTAGGCTCAGGCTTTCGTTGTTAATACCTGATGAATGTAGCCATGGAGAAGAAGATGAAATTAGCCAAGAGAATGAACATGGAAATGATGAAGATATTGGTGGTAGGAAATTAGGAAGTGACATTGTGGTAGGAGAGTATTCAAGACCAAGAAGATGCAAAACAAGTGGGATTAGGAATAAAGGGATTCCAAGTTGGGAGCCATTTTGGGTGGCTATTTCCTAA